The Haliotis asinina isolate JCU_RB_2024 chromosome 3, JCU_Hal_asi_v2, whole genome shotgun sequence genome segment GGAAATACATCATCAAAACAGACTTGCTGAAGTCCTTTTATCAAATTCCTTTGTCGCGAGCATCAATGAAGTATTGTGGAGTTGTGACGCCATACAAAGGCATCAGAGTATACACCTGCTGTGCCATGGGTATGCCTGGATCTGAAACACACCTGGAGGAACTCATGTGTCAAGTCCTTGGCACTCTCATTCAAGAATGTGTTGCAAAGTTGGACGATGATCTTTTCTGTGGTGGGAACAGCCTCGACCAGGTCGTATTGTGTGCTTAAGAGAAAACAATCTCAGACTTTCAGCAACCAAAACTGTTATCTGCCCCAAATCCACAACCATACTAGGTTAGATTTGGTCCAGTGGAACTCTTACAGCCAGTAAACATCGCATTGCAGCACTGTCCTCGGTCCCACCACCTCCAACAGTACAGGGATTGCGCTCCTTTGTTGGTGCCTATAAGGCACTCAGTTGTGTCCTTCATGGATATGCAGATCTCCTTCAACCTTTAGAGAAGGCCACAGCAGGAAAACAATCAAAAGACAAGATCTGCTAGACTGATGATCTGCACTGTGCATTCAACAAGGCCAAAGCTGCCTTGTCAGACAACAAGACAATCACTATTCCCAGACCAAGTGATACTCTGTGTATTGTCACAGATGCATCATCAAAGAATCACAGTATAGCGGGAACATTGTATGCTTGTCGTGATACCAAGCCGTCATTGGCTGGCTTCTTCAATGCcaagctgaagactcatcaagTTCCATGGCTTCCTTTGAGTTGGAGGCTCTGGGTATTGGATCCTCTGTAAAACATTTTTCTCCATTTATCACTGCCTCCACTCCAAAGGCTCAGGTACTGACTGATAGCCGTCCTTGTGTGCAGGCTTACAACAAACTGACTAGAGGTGAGTTTTCTGCAAGCTCTCGAGTCACGACATTTCTGTCAACAGTCAGTCGCTACAGCGTTTCTGTGAACCACATATCTGGAGTGAACAATATCCCCACAGACTATTGCAGCCGTCATCCAAGTTCGTGCTCATATCAGAGTTGCCAGGTGTGCAAATTCATCCAGGAGGATGCAGAATCAGCTAAACAAAGTTTGAGTGTTAAAGATGTTGTAGAAGATGGTGCACGAATGCCTTTCACAAACCGTGCGGCACGGCAAGCGACTCAACACGAAAGTTCGGACCTCAGACGGGCACACTCCCACCTTTATCAGGGTACTCGCCCCTCAAAGAAGCACACTGATGTACCCGATGTCAAGTGGTATCTATGAGAAGTCTGCACTGCTTCGGATGGATTGCTGGTAGTGCGTGCTAGTCAGCCATTCCAGTCTGTGCATGTGCGCATTGTAGTTCCCATTGTAGTTCCCAGGGCTGTTTTGGATGGTCTCCTTACAGTATTACACATCAGATTCAATCATCCATCTGCATATCAAACCAGACAACTGTTCAATCGTTACTTCTTTGCTTTGAACTTGgacaaatgcttgaaggctgtTGATTCATCTTGTCATCACTGCGTATCATTGAGGTCCGTGCCTAACCAGTTCTACCCACAATCCAGCAGCCCCCCGCTGTCTGTAGGCACTACCTTGCAGCTGACGTTATGAAACGTTTCGGTCAACTTGTGTTTGTCCTTTGCGAAACCTTGTCGTCATTCACACTTACATGCTTTATCGAGAGTGAACGCCGCGACGACCTGCGCAGTGCCATCATCTCACACTGTGCTGGCGTCAGACATCTTGGTGACTCCGGTACCACAATACGAGTTGATCCTGcaccaggatttgtttctctcgcCAATGACTCAATCTTGAGGACATATGCTATCCACTTGGAAATTGGTTCTCCAAAGAATGTCAACAAAGAACGTGCCATTGAGGAACTTGGCATGGAATGCTTACATCTCCGTCCTGAAGGCGGTCCTTTGTCTTCAATTGACCTCGCCTTAGCCACTGGCAATCTGAATTCCAGAATCCGAAAGGGTGGATTGTCATCCCGAGAAGTGTTCACACAACATGATCAGTTAACTGGAGAACAGTTACCCATCATTGACAGGCAATTCATACTACAACAGAATCTTGCCAGAACAATGAACCACCCACATAGCAGTAAATCTAAAGCTCTGGGAAGACCCATCTGGATGGTACCACATTTCAAGTTGGTGACCAGGTGTTCCTGAAAGGGGAGAGACAAAAGACACATGCCAGGGACAAGTATCTGGTCACTGGAGTTTCAGAAGACAAATGCCAGCTCAGGAAGTTCGTTAGGTCACAGTTTCGTTCCAAACTGTATACTGTTCGACCATCAGATTGTTACCATGTGAAATCTACCATTTCATCACCCACTGGACCCGTCAGGGGTATCGAAAGGGAATACCAGACTGGAGAAAACTCTCAGTCTCTACCTAACTTACCTACCCTTAACAGCGACATCGATTCAAACTGTCATAATGATGAACTCTGTGACACTGAGGTTCATGAAGATAAGCCATCAATAGCAGTTGAGCCTACTCAACAACCTGAGAACACTGCCCCTGATGACAACACGCCCCTCAGGATATCATCCCGTCCCCGCAGAGCCCCAGCATGGCAGACCTCTGGAGACTGGATCATGAGCTAAACTCATTTCCATATTGTTTGAATCTGTGCAGCATATGTCTTACCAAATACCTTTTCAGTGACTATTTTCTCAATCTGAGAGGAAGAAGTGGTTGCGCCATTATATGGGTTTCGTTTCGCTGTTTCAGTTCTGTTTTTGTATTACCCGGTTGTTCCGGTTCTGGTTTTCGGGATGTAACTTCGCGGCATTAAAATCGCATGTTGAAAGAAAAAGGGATCTTGTCCTCATTGgggcccttcaaagacttgaaataGACCATCTAAGAACTACATTAATCAACCTCAACGGCTATCCAAAACAACTTGAAGACAGAACCATATCATCAACCCTGCAACAGCAAGAAGAACACCAACCAAAACCTGAACCATCCCCAGAATTAACATTCCCTACCAAGGTCAGATTAGCCACCACTGCTCAAGAAAACTGCTGGCATAGATGTGACCTTCAGGTCTGACAAAACTCAGAAGACCATTCTGAAGGCCAGTGGCAGATGTACACCAACCAAGACCACTCACAAGACCAGGGCCTGCATCTACAAGCTTATGTGTGACTGTGGCAGCAGCTATGTAGGAGAGACCTCTTGCTCCATTGACATTAGGCTGAAAGAGCACAGAACGTTAGTAGAAAAATCAGATCTAAAGTCAGCCCTTTCTGAACATATTGTCAATAAATCCGTCACACTCCACTGACTGGCAAGCAACAACCATTATAGCATCAAACATCCATGATTGGCGAAGACACAAAATTTCAGAAGCTATCAGCATCAAGAGATTAGCCCCATAgatgaacagagaccaagggGTTTACCTACCTAATGCCTGGGAAATCAATTAGACGCAAGGCTTCACTAATCACCTGCTAATCCACTGTTACAGCATCATCCCACCATTAGTATCTTATCCTCGCTTTTGTATATTGCTAGACTATCATCCCCTCACTATTGCACACCAATCAAATACATTCACTTCTATTGCTTAATCCACTGTAACAACACCATGccagcttttgtatattttaattctCTTTCATCACTCTGGCTTCACGTACATTACTAGTACATATATCCTGTTTAACTATTAGTtggcatccacctgacgaagggacaaggaatagcccagaaacgtgaaaacaatagagaagaagttgacatccataacattttgtcatatattagatgcacatgcatttcatgtagGAAGCGTTTTAGCAATTCACTACAGACGTGAGTGTAAAGTTTCGTTTTTGTTCAAACATTTTGTCGTCGGCAACCATTCCCCAACATCATGGGATTCAGCATGGATTTGTTTGTatcaaatattttcctaaaatTCAAATTGTTCCTTTCTCaggtttctttttttgaagagtatataagaGAGTAAGATACTTTTTGCATCACAACTTCAACCTTTCGGCCAGTCTGTCACCATTGTACAAAGTTGACAACAGGAGAGCAAGGACTAAAGCCATACCTTGTGCTGGTCAGGCAAACATTTCTCTAACTTTGTTCGCAAGCTCAAACCTGAAATGAAGCATTGATCAATGTAGTAGTTCACCTTATCAAGGAAGGCTAAATATATATGAATTTATACAGGCATAAGAAATAAGCTTTAAGTTTATTTGACCAGCCTTGGGATAAACAGGTCAAATATTGTACTTTACATGTAATTTGATTAGAAGCATATTACATTGACTAGAAAATCTTCAGTCATTTCAACATTACCTTTACATGACACTTGTAAATTTACAAGAGTTGCATGTTGTTACCAGTTTAttgcatgaatgaatgagtacCTAACATTCCTAAGAAtgttatacatacatgtatttactgaCATTATCTTAGAGTTCacaattgtttattgtttaacacttCACTCAGCTGTATAATATCTCAGCTGTATGaggtcgacccgtgaaggtcccggggtagaataggccttcagcaacccatgcttgccataaaaggcgactcagcttgtcgtaagaggcgactaacgggatcgggtggtcagactcgctgacttggttgacacatgtcatcggttcccaattgcgcagatcgatgctcatgttgttgatcactggattgtctggtccagactcgattatttacagaccgccaccatatagctgtaatattgctgagtgcggcgtaaaactaaactcactcactcactcactgtatgagGTCAGTTATCCATTCAGTGGCCATACAGTACAGTCCTCACAGGACAGTAGAATGGTCAGAGGAATCTGTAAGTTGCATAATCTGAAGAAGTTCCAAGCATGTAACACAGATGTGGAGACAAATGTTGCTTTATCATTTTTCCCAGTTGTTAGTGCTTTTCTGTGTGGATTCATTCAATTAGGATTACTAGATGAGAATTTACACCTGAGGATTGCAGACAAAAAAACCCCTAAGCATCACAAGATATGTCCATTAACAGTGTGTGACTAGGATTTATAGATATGATGGAAACATAAAATCGCCACATGTGTACAAATGTGTGCTGACAGTACAGTATGCACACATTTGTTGCTTGATTTGGATGACACAAACGATCACAGCAGCATACCATAGGTTTATACACATGATATCTGACACAAAAGATATCAGATCAACACCATCTAAGATTACCTATGAGAGATGCTAGAGAGCAGTGTGGAACTGTGGGGACGAAGGTCAGCTTGACCAGTAGCTGACCATCCTGGAGTCGGGACACATGGACACCCTCCTCTGATATCACATTCAGCTCTTCCAAAGTCTCCGGCTTCTCCGGATCTCTCACATCACGGATAATATCTGAATCAATGAATGTCCTACTCTGACTAAGGTTTCAAACTTTTCAAGTATATACTTACCATGATTACAACATATCAATCGCTGTTACACCTTGTTCATGACTGATACTTACCTGACAAAGTAAGGATGGTGAGATTTCAAGCTGATCACAGCTGCTTTTCTAAACATAATCCTTAAcatcaaaatatatagtattgtaaacataataaaatttgagaaatgaaacaaaataacaacattcGAAAGAAATATTCTGCTATGTACTATGTAGACTGATGATAATGAGTGTTCACAAAAAATATCTGTTAAGAAGACTCAAGATCTGGTCTCCGGTAACCTATTGGTTAAACATGCTGTGGTAGAATTTGATCATTATCATTTAGAAAGCAGATAAGACAGTCACCAGCAGTGATACAACAAACCCAGTCTCCATTCAGTAACTGTGAACGAATACTGAAGGACATTCGAAATCAGGTCATCATCTCACCATAAATTGTCTCTTCGAGTATTTTCaactctctgtctctctctggaTCCGCGGAGGTAGTATTTTCTTCGTTACATGCCTTTTCCGGTGGagaattattttcattcattctCGCCGGAACTGCATTTTTGAAGAAATTTACAATGCTCTGCATTGAGCTCTTGGTGATGTCAACAAAttagaattacctccctttaactAACCTTCCTTCACGTTCCTAACAGCGATAGAATGTGTTTGAATATGTTAAGCGCTAGTGTAtccgagagccgcgatgcggtcctatacagtcaagacatgaccctgcatcGCGGCCGAGAACACCACTTTCATAAATCCTATTCAGATTCCAGCTGCCGATTACCCCTCGTATTTTCTTGAGATTTTTTATATATACTTCCCGtgggtttttgactgaaaagtcCATACCGATCTACTCCCAGATAATTTCCCTACACATACACGTAACTGTCATGTTTTAATGATCATACGTTTATATATTTATGGGCATGTTACCCGTAAACTTCGTGTTTCAACGATAGCAGAGAGCCTATGTAGAGGGGGAgtagaaactcctcgaaaagccgctgaacgtatgtcttaCGTTACGTTACGTGTTACGTTACGTTACCAGGATTCCATTCACATCTAAACGAAAAAGATGTTTAGGTGGGATCAAGCACATTTATTTTTGTACAATATAGTGCTCAGGACACTTAAGGGAGCACGATCTTGTCGTTTTCACTATGATTTTTCACTTCGACACATGTCCAAGAATTTCAAACATTCTCCAAATTTACATTCTTGTATTGTTAACAAAATCCAAGCAGGCCTAAGTGTAAGATAAGAATGTTATCACTAGTATTAGTTTTTACACTTATAAATAATATTCTGCCGGATAATATGAATGTTTGAACTTAATCTGTGTGTGAATTTGATCGTGTTTGTGAAAACGTATTGCTTGTTGCAAGGTAATTTGAATTAAGACGTcattacatttttcttttaatcataaaaaatgaGGGTGTTCTATTATGCATTTTGTTAGTACCGGAATAATTTTCTATCCATTTTATAAGGTTGTGCACCCGTAAAAATCCGAGATAGAGTTGATTTTCAGCATCACATGtctgtcgcaagaggcgactaacggaatcggatggtcaggctcgctgactttgtccacacatatcatcgtattccaTTTGCGATGTTCACGCTGTtaagatcactggattgtctggtccaagctcgattatttacagaccggcgccatatggctggaatattgctgagtgcagcttaaaactaaactcactcactcaattgttCAACTTAGTTGTTCCTCAATGATTTTACATGTGtaggtttaaataaaatatgaatgatattttcagtttcagctTTGCAGGAAGAATACAGAGAAACtacaattttaaatttgaatGTCTTTATCTGTTGTCAGCATCCTAATTTCTGTGAATAATACGGTGTTGTAATCATCTTAGCTTTGTCTTCTTCGTTGCTATTACTTACTGACGTTGTCAAATTATCGTTCGATAGTTATGTATCAGtatcattttgccattttgatTAACTAATTTTTGTCTATTTCCCCCTTTAAACATCATCTTCTAAGCAACAGCATAAATTAACCTGCATCCTCCCCCTGTAGTATGAAGTTCTGAGGTGACATGTATATGGATTTAATGCTTTCCCCAATATACAATCAAATGATACAGATTCAGTTTCCACATCATAGGATTTTTTATGGATTTGATAATAtgtttttcaagaaaaataCTTGAAAGGAGATATTAGTACAACAGATTGGTGCAATGTTCCACTGTAGGAAAGTTATTAGTATTTCTTAttaacagacatattcataagaaattaTCCTGATTATGAAATTTATATTACATACATGTTATATGACGTATATGTTATTATGGACAAAGGCGTTTAATGACTCTAGGTGTGCGTTCGTTACTAACTTTTAACGATATACtcgtttttttgggtttttttgtttgtttggttttttttgttgttgttttttaataatATACACAGCGTAATCACTTTAAATTGCCAAAGACATGATAAGCTGGTTATTAAACTTTACTTCTGCAAAACCTGTACCAAAAATTAAAAAgccaaaaaaaaccccgaaaagACCCAACAACACAAAACCGCGTAATTTACGTTTAGACATTGAACCACATGGTAAATTATTCCGTTGTTTATCTGTCAGGACATTCAAATAGTGAGTGATTGATAActacactggcaatatttcagccatatggtgactaAAACAATTCATTTATTAAACCCGTGGAAGCGATTTGAACTTGTCAAACAAAAATCAAGCTTCAGGTAATCTCAGATTTGTTCTTTTATATGTCAGAAGTGAGGGCTggtgggatatgtcatcttctaatgagtgagttaatatttaacgtcacatcggcaatattgcagccacattgtgacgagaacatacgtgatataaaaacgaaatatatatgcatattatgaagaacctgtcgacaaaggacagtaaaaccactagactatcatggttagtattcaaaacTAGCGCGTCTTCTAAGCGTCTTCTACTGACTCATAAAAACAGATAAAGTTATATTACAGAAAGGACAGGAATATAACTAGACAAAAtggtaactgacactgtcacactgccctcaaaaataaagtgtaggctaaaactctcacaaagcgttctaaaacacctttccagttttttcaaataataagatcaacaagaaagaaagaagttatggaactataaccctcaagcatcaatggcggatcagatcagatcggcaatatgtcatatttttgacacacctcaaatacaccctaacaatttgttttagattatggaactatcactattacttgcaaacacatttcacctgatagtatattcccctcataagaattaaaggtgtatgtgaaagatgtatttgaagtaataactagaaacactcaaacaacggcgtatagtaTTTCAGTGGCGGGTCAGAGCAGATCGGCGATGagacacatttttcacacacctcaaatacaacctaacattcttttttagattatgaaactatcactattacttgcaaacacatttcacctgatagtatattcccctcatatgaattaaaggtgtatgtgaaaaatgctattgaggaagtaactaggaatactaaaacaacggcgtatagcatttcaatggtgaaatgtcatgtttttcacacacctcaattacactcTAACAATTTTTAAGTAATAAAattgtcactattacttgcgaatacctttcaactaaaggtgtGTTCTCCTACTAAAAATaaaaacgaatgtgtgaaagaagtttttctcggtgaatcgagaatagaagctaTAACTTTCCGACCTGAAAccttactacaaatctactgtcctaatacgggcACTAgcaccaattatttgacttacacTGAAGTGAGAAATAGCTAACCTGTCTTacacatgttggatttcagttgttatgaCACTTAgtgaacttaatcagctgttgaaagtaaaacggactcaatcttaaatactacgctgccaccatattggctacactggttacgtaacgacccgagacatacgttcagcggcttttcgaggagtttctacTCCCCCTCTACATAGGCTCCCTGCTATCGTTGAAACACGAAGTTTACGGGTAACATGCCCATAAATATATAAACTATGATCATTAAACATGACAGTTACGTGTATGTGTAGGGGGAAATTATCTGGGAGTAGATCGGTATGgacttttcagtcaaaaacccaCGGGAAGTATATATAAAAAATCTCAAGAAAATACGAGGGGTAATCGGCAGCTAGAATCTGAATAGGATTTATGAAGGTGGTGTTCTCGGCCGCgatgcagggtcatgtcttgactgtataggaccgcatcgcggctctcggctagCGCTGGTGCGGAGTACGAAATTTCGATTCATGCTCACCGTTGGTAGTCAACATGACGTCTTCATCGTAGAACATTACAAATAACTTCGTCGACTCGAGGATGTAGCCCTTACCTTCTCTAAATTTTCTAAATTGCATTATCACGGACCTAAACTCAGAGATTGAAATCATGAGAGTATTCCATATGAGCAGTAAGCAGTAGCACGTGCCGTATTGCCAAAACCGGTAGCAGTTGTCAAGGTCTCTCATGCAGAGTGTCTGGGATACGACGGAGGACGCATACGCCCATTGCAGGACGAGAATCAGGTGGTTGTCACGCCCCTGTGGCGGAAAGGGCGGCTCAGCTGATAACACATCCCTACACGTTCTTGACATGACGTACATTTACATTGTGAACTGGGTTTCCTCACTAAGTCTCTCTGTGGGAATATGACACTACTCACTGTTACCATGTGCTGTCTTTCCTTGGATTCACTATCACTGAATTGGTTTTATTAACTTTGATGACATAACATTATGCCATTATGTTGTGAATTCAAATAAGATAATATTATGTCATTATGTTGTAAATTCCAGTAACATAACATTTAAACCACGATCGGGTAAAACAATGTGTTGGGAAATCCGACATTGATAAAGTTGCGGAGATACCGGCAGAGGAATGTTTGCAATACTGTAGATTTCCTCCTGCGAAATGTGTCTATCAACTGGCCCTGTGGAAACGTCGTGGTGGCGATACAGGGTGACTTCCTGGTATAGCAACAGCTTATATA includes the following:
- the LOC137277169 gene encoding cytosolic iron-sulfur assembly component 2A-like; translation: MQSIVNFFKNAVPARMNENNSPPEKACNEENTTSADPERDRELKILEETIYDIIRDVRDPEKPETLEELNVISEEGVHVSRLQDGQLLVKLTFVPTVPHCSLASLIGLSLRTKLEKCLPDQHKLDIFIKEGTHSTADEINKQINDKERIAAAMENPNLRELIAKCTEEPDDTY